The following proteins come from a genomic window of Candidatus Binatia bacterium:
- a CDS encoding rhomboid family intramembrane serine protease: protein TLVFLYEISLPPSGLKAFFSQLALTPGRVSYGLSTGEATWSELAAPFFTSMFLHGGWLHLIGNMWFLWIFGDNVEDSMGSVRYLLFYILCGLGAGAAHYLLGPGSRLPTVGASGAIAGVLAAYVVEFPGARVLTLVPLGFFIRVMELPSVAVIGIWFLIQIVSSALSFGVADKGGVAFSAHVGGFVAGLLLVRLFRRRRVVV from the coding sequence ACCCTCGTCTTCCTCTATGAAATCTCGCTGCCACCCTCGGGACTGAAGGCGTTTTTCAGCCAGCTGGCGCTGACGCCGGGACGGGTGAGCTACGGGCTCTCGACCGGCGAGGCCACCTGGAGCGAGCTGGCGGCGCCCTTCTTCACCTCGATGTTCCTGCATGGCGGATGGCTGCACCTGATCGGAAACATGTGGTTCCTCTGGATCTTCGGCGACAATGTCGAGGACTCGATGGGGTCCGTGCGCTATCTTCTCTTCTATATCCTCTGCGGCCTGGGAGCAGGGGCTGCCCACTACCTGCTGGGCCCCGGATCCCGCCTGCCGACCGTGGGCGCCTCGGGCGCCATCGCCGGGGTCCTGGCCGCCTACGTCGTGGAGTTTCCCGGCGCCCGTGTCCTGACGCTCGTTCCCCTCGGTTTCTTCATCCGGGTCATGGAGTTGCCGTCCGTCGCGGTGATCGGCATCTGGTTCCTCATCCAGATCGTGAGCAGCGCCCTGAGCTTCGGGGTGGCCGACAAGGGGGGCGTCGCCTTTTCCGCCCACGTCGGCGGTTTCGTGGCGGGACTCCTCCTGGTCCGGCTCTTCCGCCGCCGCAGGGTTGTGGTGTAG
- a CDS encoding cytochrome c maturation protein CcmE: protein MSSRLRIILVSLVIIGAISYLVLTGVKQTGLQYMSVAELAQLQKPPAQGGFRLDGKVATGTIDYNQKIPVLNFQMTDGKEAIGVVYDGLMPDAFGEGREVVVEGTYDQSARTLHASKLVTKCPSKYEAEGLGKDKT, encoded by the coding sequence ATGAGTAGCAGACTGCGCATCATTCTCGTGTCGCTGGTCATCATCGGCGCGATCAGTTACCTGGTGCTGACCGGGGTCAAGCAGACCGGCCTGCAGTACATGTCGGTGGCGGAGCTGGCCCAGCTCCAGAAGCCTCCCGCCCAGGGCGGCTTCCGGCTGGACGGGAAGGTGGCGACGGGGACGATCGACTACAACCAGAAGATACCCGTGCTTAACTTTCAGATGACCGACGGCAAGGAAGCGATCGGCGTGGTCTACGACGGCCTCATGCCGGACGCCTTCGGGGAGGGCCGGGAAGTGGTGGTCGAAGGGACCTACGACCAGTCGGCGCGCACGCTGCACGCCTCCAAGCTGGTCACGAAGTGCCCCTCCAAGTACGAGGCCGAGGGTCTCGGCAAGGACAAAACGTGA